The Candidatus Thorarchaeota archaeon DNA segment GATGAATTTCCGAAAATCGGACCCTATCAGCTCACTTCTGGTTCGGCCAAGGATATTACAGAGACGGGCATTGGCATATTCAATGGTGAAAGAATCGTCCGCCAAAATAATACCTGAGGGAGAGTATTCCACTATCAGTTCAAGCAAGTTACTGCTCTCAGCCGTACCGGATATCCTATTCCTCCTCTCCGACATATCTACAGCATACAATAGGAATCCTACCAATGATCCAGTGTCCACAACTCTTTGAGCAGAAGCTTCCACGGGGATGTTCAAACCGTCTGGTCGGACGACCCGTAGGGAAACCGATGAGGCGGCTTCATTCTGCGCAATTCGCATCAATGCCCCGTGTGCCAGCTCTCTGTATTCTTCAGGTATGAAATCATCTAGATGAATCCCCTCGTCTATTGCGTCTTTGCTTACCCCTATCAGTTTCCTGCCAGCTCTGTTTGCCCATATTAGTTTGAAATTTCTGTCAATCTCCGCGACTGGAAGAGCCTGATTCTCCATGATGTCTCTAAGACGTACCATGTCGCCTTTGGGAATCGGCTGATATTGATGAATTTCATCTGACATTTCGGCTACATCGTCCTATGACATCTGGCAGGTTGAAGATAACGAAGGCAGTGCCGAACACTCCCACTCCCAAATAATACTTTGTCATATAGCCAAAATGATAACTATTCTAAGAAACAGTGAACATTGTTAATTCGTATTAGATTGCTGTATTGAACACATTCGCCAAAAAGCGGTTCATAAATCAAACTACTTAAAGGAGAACTCGGAAAAGAAGCGAGGCGGGAACATCAGAGAAAAGGGGTCGTCAATACTGAAGAAAGCTCTAGCTATTGATACTGGTCGCTGTACGGGTTGCAGGAACTGCGAACTTGCGTGCTCTGTGGAACATACACAAACGTTCAATCCACGGCGATCACGCATTCAGATTCTAAAGAAAGAGAAGGAGGACATCATCATGCCAGTAGTATGCCTTCAATGTGAGAATCCACTCTGTGAAGAATCATGCCCAACTGGTGCGATTCATCTTGATACCAATGGCATTCTTACAGTAAACCCCGACGATTGCATTGGTTGTGGAAACTGCGTTACAGCCTGCATCTACGGCGGTATCGCTATAGACCCGGTGACGCTCAAGGCCATAAAATGTGATTTGTGTGGAGGTGACCCCGCTTGTGTGAAGGCTTGCGAATACAACGCAATCAGCTTGGTTGAATTGAATCGCGAAGGG contains these protein-coding regions:
- a CDS encoding 4Fe-4S binding protein, yielding MPVVCLQCENPLCEESCPTGAIHLDTNGILTVNPDDCIGCGNCVTACIYGGIAIDPVTLKAIKCDLCGGDPACVKACEYNAISLVELNREGLTARAQGLGDLPKKYGLVREEV